One stretch of Rhea pennata isolate bPtePen1 chromosome 23, bPtePen1.pri, whole genome shotgun sequence DNA includes these proteins:
- the LOC134150323 gene encoding CCN family member 2-like: MPGSLGTVTWTLFLLLLAPGWVEAQPCKYPCQCPSQPLQCPAGTSHVLDACGCCKVCARQLGELCSLQKPCDHHKGLYCDFSKIHRGSGICLAHEGATCDLLGKIYHNGESFQPTCKLQCICMDGAIGCIPLCSDDLRLPSPECPNPRRVKFHNKCCEEWICEEGSEENRFETAMAVFRETPAQKPELNNLQENCLVQTTEWSTCSKSCGMGISARVTNDNPQCRLEKETRLCMVRPCDFPMEKTKKGKKCVRTPKPRQSLRFEFSGCTSSRSYRPKFCGSCTDGRCCTPYVTSTVEVEFRCPEGDFFQRKMMFIKMCSCHYDCPRDNDIFLATYHRRMIGDHVKTERQ; the protein is encoded by the exons ATGCCGGGCAGCTTGGGGACAGTGACCTGGACCctgttccttctcctccttgcaCCTGGCTGG GTAGAAGCGCAGCCCTGCAAGTATCCCTGCCAGTGTCCCTCCCAGCCTCTGCAGTGCCCTGCTGGAACCAGCCATGTGTTAGATGCCTGCGGTTGCTGCAAGGTGTGCGCCAGGCAGCTGGGTGAGCTCTGCTCCCTTCAGAAACCCTGTGATCATCACAAGGGACTCTACTGTGACTTCTCCAAAATCCACCGAGGCAGTGGGATCTGCTTAG CTCATGAGGGGGCAACCTGTGACCTGCTGGGCAAGATCTACCACAATGGGGAGAGCTTCCAGCCCACGTGCAAGCTGCAGTGCATCTGCATGGATGGGGCCATCGGCTGCATCCCCCTGTGCTCCGATGACCTGCGACTGCCATCTCCTGAATGCCCTAACCCCCGGCGGGTGAAGTTTCACAATAAGTGCTGTGAGGAGTGGATCTGCGAGGAGGGCAGTGAGGAAAACCGCTTTGAAACAGCCATGGCAG TTTTCAGGGAGACTCCAGCACAAAAGCCAGAGCTGAATAATCTGCAGGAGAACTGCTTGGTGCAGACCACCGAGTGGAGCACTTGCTCCAAGAGCTGCGGGATGGGCATCTCTGCCAGAGTAACCAACGACAACCCCCAGTGCCGCCTGGAGAAGGAGACCCGGCTCTGCATGGTCCGGCCCTGTGATTTCCCTATGGAGAAAACCAAG AAGGGGAAGAAGTGTGTGCGGACCCCAAAGCCACGCCAGAGCCTCCGCTTCGAGTTCTCAGGCTGCACCAGCAGCCGTTCCTACCGGCCCAAATTCTGTGGGAGCTGCACAGATGGCCGCTGCTGCACCCCATATGTCACCAGCACCGTGGAGGTGGAGTTCCGCTGCCCCGAGGGAGACTTCTTCCAGCGGAAGATGATGTTCATCAAGATGTGCTCCTGCCATTACGACTGTCCACGAGACAACGACATCTTCTTGGCCACATACCACAGGAGGATGATTGGAGACCATGTCAAGACAGAGAGGCAGTAG